In Salinarimonas sp., a genomic segment contains:
- a CDS encoding crotonase/enoyl-CoA hydratase family protein, producing the protein MRHTMDFRAVVGAAEPISDLFATGERDGAAGRPLAIARTPWRRGPARRATPIEALEALKGAAASTRAATPAHETVAADRFEDVLVRLDPETATYWCTMSPAGRPSYTPSLLRGLGAMQRSLVRLFGESPADAEPPFRYFVVGSDHPGVFNLGGDLALFADHIRAGDRAGLADYAMACIEVVYANYMNYGLPIVTIGLVQGDALGGGFEAALSCDVVVMERGAKCGFPEVLFNLFPGMGAYSFLSRKLSGAQTREIIESGRLYEADELQAMGLVDVVAEPGAGVAAVEAYIARQGKRHNAHAAMYAAARRAWPLPFREMADIVEMWVDAALALGPADLRKMERLVAAQDRRRAQQAAE; encoded by the coding sequence ATGAGGCACACGATGGACTTCCGCGCGGTTGTCGGCGCCGCCGAGCCGATCAGCGATTTGTTCGCGACGGGCGAACGCGACGGCGCCGCCGGACGCCCTCTCGCCATCGCCCGCACGCCGTGGCGCCGCGGGCCGGCCCGCCGCGCCACCCCGATCGAGGCGCTGGAGGCGCTCAAGGGCGCGGCCGCGTCGACCCGCGCGGCCACTCCCGCCCACGAGACGGTCGCCGCCGATCGCTTCGAGGACGTGCTGGTGCGGCTCGATCCCGAGACCGCCACCTACTGGTGCACGATGAGCCCGGCCGGGCGGCCCTCCTATACGCCGTCCCTGCTGCGCGGCCTCGGAGCGATGCAGCGCTCGCTGGTGCGCCTGTTCGGCGAGAGCCCCGCCGACGCGGAGCCGCCCTTCCGCTACTTCGTCGTCGGCTCGGATCATCCGGGCGTCTTCAACCTTGGCGGCGATCTCGCGCTGTTCGCGGACCACATTCGCGCCGGCGATCGCGCCGGCCTCGCGGACTATGCGATGGCCTGCATCGAGGTCGTCTACGCCAACTACATGAATTACGGCCTGCCCATCGTCACGATCGGGCTCGTCCAGGGAGACGCGCTCGGCGGCGGCTTCGAGGCGGCGCTCTCGTGCGACGTGGTCGTGATGGAGCGCGGCGCGAAATGCGGCTTCCCGGAGGTGCTGTTCAACCTCTTCCCCGGTATGGGCGCCTACTCCTTCCTGTCCCGCAAGCTCTCCGGCGCGCAGACCCGCGAGATCATCGAGAGCGGGCGGCTCTACGAGGCGGACGAGCTCCAGGCCATGGGCCTCGTCGACGTGGTCGCCGAGCCGGGCGCGGGCGTCGCCGCGGTGGAGGCCTACATCGCCCGCCAGGGCAAGCGCCACAACGCCCACGCCGCGATGTACGCGGCCGCACGCCGGGCCTGGCCTCTGCCCTTCCGGGAGATGGCGGACATCGTCGAGATGTGGGTCGACGCCGCCTTGGCGCTCGGGCCCGCCGACCTGCGCAAGATGGAGCGCCTCGTCGCCGCGCAGGATCGCCGCCGCGCCCAGCAGGCCGCCGAGTAG
- the pheT gene encoding phenylalanine--tRNA ligase subunit beta, translating into MKFTLSWLEEHLETSASLDEIVETLTRIGLEVEGVEDKAKALAPYRIASVLSAEQHPNADRLRVCKVDLGDGAAPIQVVCGAPNARTGMKSVFAPPGTYIPGKDITLGVGVIRGVESAGMLCSEAELELSEDHDGIIDLPEDAPIGQAYAAYAGLDDPVIEINLTPNRGDCTSVRGIARDLAAAGLGALKPERQLPVEGSGETPVRVIRDLPGEENLCPAFGLRLVRGVRNGPSPAWMQRRLVAIGLRPINALVDITNYVTFDRGRPLHVFDADKVKGDLVVRKARAGETILALDGKTYELDPHHVIIADDNGPESIGGIMGGEHSGCDETTTNVLIESALWDPLNIAQTGRRLGIVTDARYRFERGVDPNETLPGLDLATRMVLDICGGEPTRRTLAGEIPDTSRIVAFPWSETKRLSGLDVPPAEAKAILMDLGFQISGSGDAVKVLPPSWRPDIEGKADLVEEVVRIAGLDRVEATPLPRLGGVSKPVLTLIQKRTRAAKRLLASRGLLEAVTWSFIAKEEAILFGGGDPSLELANPIASDLSDMRPSLLPGLVKSAQRNADRGFGDVALFEVGQCFHADTPEGQTMRAAALRRGTARLEGVGRHWDGGARAVDLFDAKADALALLAAFGLPVGSLQIVHGGPDWMHPGRSGRIQLGPKAVFGYFGELHPSVLKALDAKGPLVAFEITLDALPAPKAKPTKVKPALALSGYQPLSRDFAFVVDAGVEAAAIVRAAQGAERGLIADIAVFDVYEGERIEVGKKSVAIAVTLQPREKTLTDAEIEAISERIVSEVAKKTGATLRA; encoded by the coding sequence ATGAAATTCACCCTCTCCTGGCTCGAGGAGCATCTCGAGACCTCCGCCTCCCTCGACGAGATCGTCGAGACGCTCACCCGCATCGGCCTCGAGGTGGAGGGCGTCGAGGACAAGGCGAAGGCGCTCGCGCCCTACCGGATCGCGTCCGTGCTCTCCGCCGAGCAGCACCCGAACGCCGACCGGCTGCGCGTCTGCAAGGTCGATCTCGGCGACGGCGCCGCGCCGATCCAGGTCGTCTGCGGCGCGCCGAACGCGCGCACGGGCATGAAGAGCGTGTTCGCGCCGCCGGGGACCTACATCCCGGGCAAGGACATCACGCTCGGCGTCGGCGTCATCCGCGGCGTCGAGAGCGCCGGGATGCTCTGCTCCGAGGCGGAGCTCGAGCTTTCCGAGGATCACGACGGCATCATCGACCTGCCGGAGGACGCGCCGATCGGCCAGGCCTACGCCGCCTATGCCGGCCTCGACGATCCGGTGATCGAGATCAACCTGACGCCGAACCGCGGCGACTGCACCTCGGTGCGCGGCATCGCCCGCGACCTCGCCGCCGCCGGCCTCGGCGCGCTCAAGCCCGAGCGCCAGCTCCCCGTCGAGGGCAGCGGCGAGACGCCGGTGCGCGTGATCCGCGATCTCCCCGGCGAGGAGAATCTGTGCCCGGCCTTCGGCTTGCGGCTCGTACGCGGCGTGCGCAACGGGCCTTCGCCCGCCTGGATGCAGCGGCGCCTCGTGGCGATCGGGCTTCGCCCGATCAACGCCCTCGTCGACATCACCAACTACGTCACCTTCGACCGCGGCCGCCCGCTCCACGTCTTCGACGCCGACAAGGTGAAGGGCGACCTCGTCGTGCGCAAGGCGCGCGCGGGCGAGACGATCCTCGCGCTCGACGGCAAGACCTACGAGCTCGACCCGCACCACGTGATCATCGCCGACGACAACGGCCCCGAATCCATCGGCGGCATCATGGGCGGCGAGCATTCGGGCTGCGACGAGACGACGACGAACGTGCTCATCGAGTCGGCCCTGTGGGACCCGCTCAACATCGCGCAGACGGGGCGGCGGCTCGGCATCGTCACGGATGCGCGCTACCGCTTCGAGCGCGGCGTCGATCCCAACGAGACCCTGCCGGGCCTCGACCTCGCCACCCGCATGGTGCTCGACATCTGCGGCGGCGAGCCGACGCGCCGCACGCTCGCGGGCGAGATCCCGGACACGAGCCGCATCGTCGCCTTCCCCTGGAGCGAGACGAAGCGCCTCTCCGGGCTCGACGTGCCGCCGGCCGAGGCGAAGGCGATCCTGATGGATCTCGGCTTCCAGATCTCCGGCTCCGGCGACGCGGTGAAGGTGCTGCCGCCGTCCTGGCGCCCGGACATCGAGGGGAAGGCCGATCTCGTGGAGGAGGTCGTGCGCATCGCCGGCCTCGACCGCGTCGAGGCGACGCCGCTGCCGCGGCTCGGCGGCGTGTCGAAGCCGGTGCTCACGCTGATCCAGAAGCGCACCCGCGCGGCCAAGCGCCTGCTCGCCTCCCGCGGCCTGCTGGAGGCCGTGACCTGGTCGTTCATCGCCAAGGAGGAGGCGATCCTGTTCGGCGGCGGCGACCCGTCGCTCGAGCTCGCCAACCCCATCGCCTCCGACCTCTCGGACATGCGCCCGAGCCTGCTGCCGGGTCTCGTCAAGTCGGCGCAGCGCAACGCCGATCGCGGCTTCGGCGACGTCGCCCTGTTCGAGGTGGGCCAGTGCTTCCACGCCGACACGCCCGAGGGCCAGACCATGCGCGCCGCCGCCCTGCGGCGCGGCACGGCGCGGCTCGAGGGCGTCGGCCGGCATTGGGACGGCGGCGCGCGCGCCGTCGACCTGTTCGACGCCAAGGCGGACGCGCTGGCGCTGCTCGCGGCGTTCGGCCTGCCGGTCGGCTCGCTGCAGATCGTGCATGGCGGGCCGGACTGGATGCATCCGGGCCGCTCGGGCCGGATCCAGCTCGGGCCCAAGGCCGTGTTCGGCTATTTCGGCGAGCTGCACCCCTCCGTGCTGAAGGCGCTCGACGCCAAGGGGCCGCTCGTCGCCTTCGAGATCACGCTCGACGCGCTGCCCGCGCCGAAGGCCAAGCCGACCAAGGTCAAGCCCGCGCTCGCGCTCTCGGGCTACCAGCCGCTCTCGCGCGACTTCGCCTTCGTGGTGGACGCGGGCGTCGAGGCGGCGGCGATCGTGCGCGCGGCGCAAGGCGCCGAGCGCGGGCTGATCGCCGACATCGCGGTCTTCGACGTCTACGAGGGCGAGCGGATCGAGGTCGGCAAGAAGTCGGTGGCGATCGCCGTCACCCTCCAGCCGCGCGAGAAGACGCTCACCGACGCCGAGATCGAGGCGATCTCCGAGAGGATCGTGAGCGAGGTGGCGAAGAAGACGGGGGCGACGCTGCGGGCGTGA
- a CDS encoding helix-turn-helix transcriptional regulator: MFTCGMIKAGRDLVGWTQADLAARAGLSLPTIQRMEDPTRGPLRSSAANLERVRAAFAQGGVGFQRDDVRIVISLQCAREGRISR, translated from the coding sequence ATGTTCACCTGCGGGATGATCAAGGCGGGGCGCGATCTCGTCGGCTGGACGCAGGCGGATCTCGCCGCCCGCGCCGGCCTGTCGCTGCCGACGATCCAGCGCATGGAGGACCCGACGCGCGGGCCGCTGCGCTCCAGCGCCGCCAACCTCGAGCGCGTGCGCGCGGCCTTCGCGCAGGGCGGCGTCGGATTTCAGCGCGACGACGTGCGAATCGTCATCTCGCTCCAGTGTGCGCGGGAGGGCCGTATTTCGCGATGA
- the pheS gene encoding phenylalanine--tRNA ligase subunit alpha — translation MTDLTELERDILSRIEAAADESALESVRVFALGKKGVVSEKLKSLGAMTPDERKEMGPLINGLKDAVQGAVAARRVTLEEAALAERLASERVDVTLPVRESPEARGRVHPLSQVYDELVAIFADMGFSIADGPDVETDYYNFTALNFPVGHPAREMHDTFFMRADETGARKVLRTHTSPVQIRTMEAVEPPIRVIIPGRTYRHDSDQTHTPMFHQVEGLVIDKGATLANLKWVLEEFCKAFFEIDDVKMRFRPSFFPFTEPSAEVDIQCDRSGGAIRFGEGNDWLEILGCGMVHPNVLRHCGLDPDVYQGFAWGMGIDRIAMLKYGIPDLRDMFEADKRWIEHYGFRPLDLPTLAGGLSG, via the coding sequence ATGACCGATCTCACCGAACTCGAACGCGACATCCTCTCGAGGATCGAGGCCGCCGCGGACGAAAGCGCGCTCGAGAGCGTACGCGTCTTCGCGCTCGGCAAGAAGGGCGTCGTGTCCGAGAAGCTGAAGTCGCTCGGCGCCATGACGCCCGACGAGCGCAAGGAGATGGGCCCGCTCATCAACGGGCTGAAGGACGCCGTCCAGGGCGCCGTCGCGGCGAGGCGGGTGACGCTCGAGGAGGCGGCGCTCGCCGAGCGGCTCGCCTCCGAGCGCGTCGACGTCACGCTCCCCGTGCGCGAGAGCCCGGAGGCGCGCGGGCGCGTCCATCCGCTGAGCCAGGTCTACGACGAGCTCGTCGCGATCTTCGCCGACATGGGCTTCTCGATCGCCGACGGCCCGGACGTCGAGACCGACTACTACAACTTCACCGCCCTCAACTTCCCCGTCGGCCACCCCGCGAGGGAGATGCACGACACCTTCTTCATGCGCGCGGACGAGACCGGCGCGCGCAAGGTGCTGCGCACGCACACCTCGCCGGTGCAGATCCGCACCATGGAGGCGGTGGAGCCGCCGATCCGCGTGATCATCCCAGGGCGCACCTACCGGCACGATTCGGACCAGACCCACACGCCGATGTTCCACCAGGTCGAGGGCCTCGTCATCGACAAGGGCGCGACGCTGGCGAACCTGAAATGGGTGCTCGAGGAGTTCTGCAAGGCCTTCTTCGAGATCGACGACGTGAAGATGCGCTTCCGCCCGTCCTTCTTCCCCTTCACCGAGCCCTCCGCCGAGGTCGACATCCAGTGCGATCGTTCCGGTGGCGCGATCCGCTTCGGCGAGGGGAACGACTGGCTCGAGATCCTCGGCTGCGGCATGGTGCATCCGAACGTCTTGCGCCATTGCGGGCTCGACCCGGACGTCTACCAGGGCTTCGCCTGGGGCATGGGCATCGATCGCATCGCCATGCTGAAATACGGCATCCCGGACCTGCGCGACATGTTCGAGGCCGACAAGCGCTGGATCGAGCATTACGGCTTCCGCCCGCTCGACCTGCCGACGCTCGCCGGCGGCTTGAGCGGGTGA
- a CDS encoding SMP-30/gluconolactonase/LRE family protein, which translates to MAAAIRHDGTPAIAAACGAGLGEGPVWDHRIGAVLWVDIAAPSIWRLDVAAGEAHATELPERVGFVALTPDPDVVLAGLQSRLVLFDLIDRTIRDLAAVEPDLPGNRCNDAVVGPDGTLWFSTMDADEEAATGAFHAYDGRAVSTFADGFVVTNGPVLSPDGATLYTIDTTGKRIDARPVGDARAGAPRLGAPRLFLDLGDEEGLPDGVAVGDDGDLWIAMHGAGRILRVGPDGTRRGMVALPTPDVTKATFGGPDLDTLYIATAARARPHDRLAGHLFRTKTDATGLPAQVFAPAG; encoded by the coding sequence TTGGCGGCGGCGATCAGGCACGACGGCACCCCGGCGATCGCGGCGGCCTGCGGCGCGGGGCTCGGCGAGGGCCCGGTCTGGGACCACCGGATCGGCGCCGTGCTGTGGGTCGACATCGCCGCGCCCTCCATCTGGCGGCTGGACGTCGCCGCCGGCGAGGCGCACGCCACCGAGCTGCCGGAGCGCGTCGGCTTCGTCGCGCTCACCCCCGACCCGGACGTCGTCCTCGCCGGGCTGCAGAGCCGGCTCGTCCTGTTCGACCTGATCGACCGCACGATCCGTGATCTCGCCGCGGTCGAGCCGGACCTGCCGGGCAACCGCTGCAACGACGCCGTCGTCGGGCCCGACGGCACGCTCTGGTTCTCGACCATGGACGCCGACGAGGAGGCCGCCACGGGCGCCTTCCACGCCTACGACGGCCGCGCGGTGTCCACCTTCGCGGACGGCTTCGTGGTGACGAACGGCCCCGTGCTCTCGCCCGACGGCGCGACGCTCTACACGATCGACACGACGGGAAAGCGCATCGACGCGCGGCCGGTGGGCGATGCGCGCGCCGGCGCGCCGCGGCTGGGCGCGCCGCGCCTCTTCCTCGATCTCGGCGACGAGGAGGGCCTGCCCGACGGCGTCGCGGTCGGGGACGACGGCGATCTGTGGATCGCCATGCACGGCGCGGGCCGCATCCTGCGCGTCGGGCCCGACGGGACGCGCCGCGGCATGGTCGCGCTGCCGACGCCCGACGTGACCAAGGCGACCTTCGGCGGGCCGGATCTCGACACCCTCTACATCGCAACCGCGGCGCGCGCCCGACCGCACGATCGGCTGGCGGGGCATCTGTTCCGCACGAAGACGGATGCGACGGGGCTGCCGGCGCAGGTGTTCGCGCCGGCGGGCTAG
- a CDS encoding YeeE/YedE thiosulfate transporter family protein, giving the protein MLLTRTSLVLLALLVAALLALFVGLRMALLFLVGVGFGLTLEGLRFGFAGPWKALILRRDGRGVVAQLLAIGLTAAVALPLLASAPGELMGAHAPIGAAMIAGAFVFGAGMQVVMGCGSGTLVNAGSGNALGLLALVFFVAGSFLGTLHLAWWTELASLPVLTLPGLLGGEGALAATLVALAAVGIVVVARAAPGSRLPQPRLFAAAALLAGLAILNLVVAGQPWGIVYGLGLWGAKTATAAGADLSQTAFWAAPGNSERLASSTLTDVTSLTNLGLIAGAFIAARWRRAMDAPPPKPATRLALGIVVAALAMGYASRLAFGCNVGAFFSGIATGSLHGWAWFAAAFAGSLLGVRILAWLQAAPRSQAGLQAAR; this is encoded by the coding sequence ATGCTCCTCACCCGCACGAGCCTGGTCCTTCTCGCCCTCCTCGTCGCCGCCCTGCTCGCCCTGTTCGTCGGGCTGCGCATGGCGCTCCTTTTCCTCGTCGGCGTCGGCTTCGGGCTGACGCTCGAGGGGCTGCGCTTCGGCTTCGCCGGGCCGTGGAAGGCGTTGATCCTGCGCCGGGACGGGCGCGGGGTCGTGGCCCAGCTCCTCGCCATCGGCCTGACCGCCGCCGTCGCCCTGCCGTTGCTGGCGAGCGCGCCGGGCGAGCTGATGGGCGCGCATGCGCCGATCGGGGCCGCCATGATCGCGGGCGCCTTCGTGTTCGGGGCGGGGATGCAGGTGGTGATGGGCTGCGGCTCGGGCACGCTGGTCAATGCGGGCTCGGGCAACGCGCTGGGGCTGCTCGCGCTCGTCTTCTTCGTCGCGGGCTCGTTCCTCGGCACGCTCCACCTCGCCTGGTGGACCGAGCTCGCCTCGCTGCCGGTCCTGACGCTGCCCGGCCTCCTCGGCGGGGAGGGCGCGCTCGCGGCGACGCTGGTCGCGCTCGCGGCGGTGGGGATCGTCGTGGTGGCGCGGGCGGCGCCGGGATCGCGCCTGCCGCAGCCGCGACTGTTCGCGGCGGCGGCGCTGCTGGCCGGGCTCGCGATCCTCAACCTCGTCGTCGCCGGCCAGCCCTGGGGCATCGTCTACGGGCTCGGCCTGTGGGGCGCGAAGACCGCGACCGCGGCCGGGGCCGACCTGTCGCAGACGGCCTTCTGGGCCGCGCCCGGCAATTCCGAGCGCCTCGCCTCGTCGACCCTCACCGACGTCACCTCGCTCACCAATCTCGGCCTGATCGCCGGCGCCTTCATCGCCGCGCGCTGGCGCCGCGCGATGGATGCGCCCCCGCCCAAGCCGGCGACGCGCCTGGCCCTCGGCATCGTCGTCGCCGCGCTCGCCATGGGCTACGCTTCGCGTCTCGCCTTCGGCTGCAATGTCGGGGCCTTCTTCTCCGGCATCGCCACGGGGAGCCTGCACGGCTGGGCCTGGTTCGCCGCCGCCTTCGCCGGGTCGCTGCTCGGGGTGCGGATCCTCGCCTGGCTGCAGGCCGCGCCGCGGTCGCAGGCCGGGCTCCAGGCCGCGCGCTGA
- a CDS encoding DUF1513 domain-containing protein, whose translation MAIDRRSFLAGLGLAVGTALAGGSARAAAPVYVSCAQAADGTQRVCAFTGAGALLFSTALPERGHDVAARPGSRDLVVFARRPGDWMAVVDRESGAVRRVVLAVEGRHFYGHGAFSADGRLLYATENRIASGTGALGVYDCAAGYARIGEIASGGIGPHDLAFLPGAERIVVANGGIRTHPDSGREMLNAGALEPSLALVRAKTGEVEETLDLGRDLADLSIRHLAVARDGAVVFGCQWAGDPLAAPPLVGIREPGGRVRLLDMPLDDLISLDNYVGSVALDPAGEILCATSPRGSIAAFFARRSGRYLGRRRLSDVCGAAAGPAEGTFLLTSGNDGVALARVVDRDLAALGTELARTVWDNHVLRVG comes from the coding sequence ATGGCGATTGACCGCAGATCCTTCCTCGCCGGGCTCGGCCTCGCGGTCGGGACGGCGCTCGCCGGCGGCTCCGCCCGCGCCGCGGCGCCGGTCTACGTCTCCTGCGCGCAGGCGGCCGACGGCACGCAGCGCGTCTGCGCCTTCACCGGCGCGGGCGCGCTCCTGTTCTCCACGGCGCTGCCCGAACGCGGGCACGACGTCGCGGCGCGGCCGGGCTCGCGCGACCTCGTCGTCTTCGCCCGCCGGCCCGGGGACTGGATGGCGGTGGTCGATCGCGAGTCGGGCGCCGTGCGGCGCGTGGTCCTCGCGGTGGAGGGACGGCACTTCTACGGCCACGGCGCCTTCTCGGCCGACGGGCGGCTGCTCTACGCCACGGAGAACCGGATCGCGAGCGGGACGGGCGCGCTCGGCGTCTACGATTGCGCCGCCGGCTATGCCCGCATCGGCGAGATCGCGTCGGGCGGGATCGGCCCGCACGACCTCGCCTTCCTGCCCGGCGCCGAGCGGATCGTCGTCGCCAACGGCGGCATCCGCACCCACCCGGACAGCGGCCGGGAGATGCTGAACGCGGGCGCGCTCGAGCCCTCGCTCGCCCTGGTTCGGGCGAAGACCGGAGAGGTGGAGGAGACGCTCGACCTCGGCCGCGACCTCGCCGACCTCTCGATCCGCCACCTCGCGGTCGCTCGCGACGGCGCGGTGGTCTTCGGCTGCCAATGGGCCGGCGATCCGCTCGCCGCGCCGCCCCTCGTCGGCATCCGCGAGCCGGGCGGCCGCGTGCGGCTCCTCGACATGCCGCTCGACGACCTGATCTCGCTCGACAACTACGTCGGCTCCGTCGCCCTCGACCCGGCGGGCGAGATCCTGTGCGCGACGAGCCCGCGCGGCTCGATCGCCGCGTTCTTCGCGCGCCGCTCGGGCCGCTATCTCGGCCGGCGGCGGCTCTCCGACGTCTGCGGCGCGGCGGCCGGGCCGGCTGAGGGGACCTTCCTCCTCACCTCCGGCAACGACGGCGTGGCGCTGGCGCGGGTCGTCGATCGCGACCTCGCGGCGCTCGGGACGGAGCTCGCGCGGACGGTCTGGGACAACCACGTCCTGCGGGTGGGCTGA
- a CDS encoding rhodanese-like domain-containing protein, with product MTTRAFAAALAGAALLAAPASAEVAWSPLVDPAGLLALEEAVDPVVLDIRAIEAFGKGHIPGAVNAPYTQWRGPADNPGALPSEALLSVLVGESGIDELTPVVVVHEGSSASDFGAAARVYWTLKSLGVERIAILNGGLNAWTAAGKPLSTEPVRPDPTIFEAELSEEWRASVEEIEAAMATGDARLIDARPAGFFEGRLWHSAATRPGTLPTAENFTHDAWFVEGGPLVVDAERARAIAESAGLADGATLVSFCNTGHWAATNWFALSELAGIEGVTLYPESMVEWTAQGRMLDNEPGRVEWLYLSTRQWLQSVL from the coding sequence ATGACCACCCGCGCCTTCGCCGCCGCCCTGGCCGGCGCCGCGCTTCTCGCCGCCCCCGCGTCCGCCGAGGTCGCCTGGTCGCCGCTCGTCGACCCCGCCGGCCTCCTCGCGCTGGAGGAGGCGGTCGATCCCGTCGTCCTCGACATCCGCGCCATCGAGGCCTTCGGCAAGGGCCACATTCCCGGCGCCGTGAATGCGCCCTATACGCAATGGCGCGGCCCGGCCGACAATCCGGGCGCCCTGCCGAGCGAGGCGCTGCTCTCCGTCCTCGTCGGAGAGAGCGGCATCGACGAGCTCACCCCCGTCGTGGTCGTGCACGAGGGCTCGAGCGCGTCGGATTTCGGCGCCGCCGCGCGCGTCTACTGGACGCTCAAGTCGCTCGGCGTCGAGCGGATCGCCATCCTCAACGGCGGGCTGAACGCCTGGACGGCGGCCGGCAAGCCGCTCTCCACCGAGCCGGTGCGTCCCGATCCGACCATCTTCGAGGCCGAGCTCTCCGAGGAATGGCGCGCCAGCGTCGAGGAGATCGAGGCGGCCATGGCGACGGGCGACGCCCGCCTGATCGACGCGCGCCCCGCCGGCTTCTTCGAGGGACGGCTCTGGCATTCCGCCGCGACCCGCCCGGGGACGCTGCCCACGGCCGAGAACTTCACCCACGACGCCTGGTTCGTCGAGGGCGGCCCGCTCGTGGTCGACGCCGAACGCGCCCGCGCCATCGCGGAGAGCGCCGGGCTCGCCGACGGCGCGACGCTGGTCTCCTTCTGCAATACCGGGCACTGGGCCGCGACCAACTGGTTCGCGCTCTCGGAGCTCGCCGGCATCGAGGGCGTGACGCTCTACCCGGAGTCGATGGTGGAGTGGACGGCCCAGGGCCGTATGCTCGACAACGAGCCGGGCCGCGTCGAGTGGCTCTACCTCTCGACCCGGCAGTGGCTGCAGAGCGTCCTTTGA
- the ykgO gene encoding type B 50S ribosomal protein L36: protein MKIRNSLKSLRTRHRDNRIVRRKGRVYIINKTQKRFKARQG from the coding sequence ATGAAGATCCGCAACTCGCTGAAGTCCCTGCGCACGCGCCATCGCGACAACCGCATCGTGCGCCGCAAGGGTCGCGTCTACATCATCAACAAGACCCAGAAGCGCTTCAAGGCCCGCCAGGGCTGA
- a CDS encoding YqaE/Pmp3 family membrane protein, protein MADFLRILIAILLPPLGVFLQVGFRGPFWLNILLTILGYIPGIIHAVWVIAKYGPPAHTGAR, encoded by the coding sequence ATGGCCGACTTCCTGCGCATCCTGATCGCGATCTTGTTACCGCCGCTGGGGGTCTTCCTCCAGGTCGGCTTCCGCGGCCCGTTCTGGCTCAACATCCTGCTGACGATCCTGGGCTACATCCCCGGCATCATCCATGCGGTCTGGGTCATCGCGAAATACGGCCCTCCCGCGCACACTGGAGCGAGATGA
- a CDS encoding imelysin family protein codes for MTFLALPPSPARITRAVALGALLALAAPAAAQPLDPQAAAIRAAETVLVPGYAGLAVAAADQRAAWNEACEAPAPRDLAPLDEAFHAVADAWAGVEAVRTGPIADAFRFERMAFWPERRNAAARALAQLEGLDDEALLAPDRFVETSVAGQGLTALERLLFEEDSRTALAEGGDRQERLCAIGEAITAALARVTDEVAQAWRAETLPEWRSDADAARRAASRLVTDLLTGLQAVEDLKLGLPLGESLDDARATRAEMWRAGRSARQIALNLAGLEALVVALAGDAETVAQDTLRALAQAQRLAREGPSDIGEAAADSDRRSRVLLLQGAVATARSAAAAEIPPALGVVTGFNALDGD; via the coding sequence ATGACGTTTCTCGCGCTCCCGCCGTCTCCCGCGCGCATCACGCGCGCCGTCGCCCTCGGCGCTCTTCTGGCGCTCGCCGCGCCGGCCGCGGCCCAGCCGCTCGATCCGCAGGCCGCGGCCATCCGCGCCGCCGAGACCGTTCTCGTCCCCGGCTACGCGGGGCTCGCCGTCGCCGCCGCCGATCAGCGCGCGGCCTGGAACGAGGCCTGCGAGGCGCCCGCGCCGCGCGACCTCGCCCCGCTCGACGAGGCCTTCCACGCCGTGGCCGACGCCTGGGCGGGCGTCGAGGCGGTGCGCACCGGGCCGATCGCGGACGCGTTCCGGTTCGAGCGCATGGCCTTCTGGCCGGAGCGCCGCAACGCCGCGGCGCGCGCCCTCGCCCAGCTGGAGGGGCTCGACGACGAGGCGCTGCTCGCGCCGGATCGCTTCGTCGAGACCTCGGTCGCCGGGCAGGGGCTCACCGCGCTCGAGCGTCTCCTGTTCGAGGAGGACAGCCGCACGGCGCTGGCCGAGGGCGGGGATCGGCAGGAGCGACTCTGCGCCATCGGCGAGGCCATCACGGCCGCGCTCGCCCGGGTGACGGACGAGGTCGCGCAGGCGTGGCGCGCCGAGACCCTGCCGGAATGGCGCAGCGACGCCGACGCCGCGCGCCGGGCCGCGAGCCGCCTCGTCACCGACCTGCTCACCGGCCTCCAGGCAGTCGAGGACCTCAAGCTCGGCCTGCCGCTCGGCGAGAGCCTGGACGACGCCCGCGCCACGCGCGCCGAGATGTGGCGCGCGGGCCGGTCCGCGCGGCAGATCGCGCTGAACCTCGCCGGGCTCGAGGCGCTGGTCGTCGCGCTGGCCGGCGACGCCGAGACCGTCGCGCAGGACACGCTGCGCGCGCTCGCGCAGGCGCAGCGCCTCGCCCGCGAGGGCCCCTCCGACATCGGCGAGGCCGCGGCGGACTCCGATCGTCGCTCCCGCGTCCTCCTGCTGCAGGGCGCCGTCGCGACGGCGCGCTCCGCCGCGGCCGCGGAGATCCCGCCGGCGCTCGGCGTGGTGACGGGGTTCAACGCGCTCGATGGCGATTGA